In Tachysurus fulvidraco isolate hzauxx_2018 chromosome 1, HZAU_PFXX_2.0, whole genome shotgun sequence, a single window of DNA contains:
- the rrbp1b gene encoding ribosome-binding protein 1b isoform X4 — protein sequence MDVYDPQTLGIMVFGGFMVVSAIGIALVSTLSMKETSYEEALAKQRRELAKAQPQRGDKKKKATEKKGKAKKKEEKPNGKLLEQEEQHDSGHEPASETSEPEPESEPEVPAAPAPVPVPVAPVVPVIPEPKVQVAVAKPAVAVSPPALSPKDKKKRKVAKVDPAPAKPVEIVLETITKESAPKNTKDSAHKDSTSKAAKEPVAKVVKEPAAKATKGAKEASPKAAKESVTKEPSPKPAKEPVAKEASSKAAKEPVVKEASPKTAKEPVAKEASSKAVKEPAAKESSSKATKGASSKVAKEPVTKEAAPKPAREPVAKEAAPKVSKESSAKVAKETTTKEQATKAAKEPSAKGTQEPAAKQQGGKATKEPAAKESDTKSAKDPASKEQAAKAVKEPAIKETAKASKESAAKTAKETNVTTKEPVLKAVKQPAVAEVAPVPIVPPKAEPPKPETSSKKKSKKKAEQAPAVDVADVPLLLPFKTLVSTLSSSSFSDSETQKILEIISDKAGADTWQLASQRGDPLAALKKQLEEKDKLLSAEQENAAASKTRIRELTKELNTEKGKTASVETRLSSELSARQQEITALNARMKASYDEHTLQTQKLNSKIQSLQDRLENGPAAQLARLQQENGILRDALNKASSLTESIQNAELVKLRQDVVRLSRELSERTDAQHADEERRKALESKMAATEEQLAQVKAGRAEAEQVLQQALEKIKAELSQAQNNGSTLQAQLQQAQQDGSQLSELQERVRATEVELKDRCAEVQALKSQLAQLQQDAQDHVLVEVQAPLQSTAQVENSEELQQLKHSIKEKEGLVASLQGQLEKMRTSAEETESLVQQLQGSLTQRESKISALEEELKQLRGQTEQQKSTSKHEPGVELCLTTLQTESSVQQLQGSLTERERQVSALEEEMKQLREQIKQQNEAAEAAEAEQPFENLEKDARLITLEEELLQLREQVEQAKAESKELQEKNCAASEALDAAKRLSEERLNQATIAQNEVKQKLEALQVETKTALQTLFPHIAIETEQSNWLELFKLGAQETLAHSQQNASEERDSALTDALQKVKEAEERQTELQAQCDQYRATLSETEGILRDLQNSVQDGEATWKSKMSEVEEQRQALKGQVMLLEAQLEKQLESISFTQSCAEEVEQLKTLLTTTQSQLEAAQSDAQKQCAELSAVQAQLEQANVRLQTEVSVRQHVEHNYDQAQRCVGDLEAQVAELKAAGKGATTELKERLEKEAKLTQELSETSATLQQKLNATQEELTKEKEVVKSLHEQLQEKVQQQEGEELKEGTSV from the exons ATGGATGTGTACGACCCTCAGACCCTCGGCATCATGGTGTTTGGTGGCTTCATGGTAGTTTCGGCTATCGGAATAGCCCTGGTCTCCACTCTTTCCATGAAGGAGACCTCTTATGAGGAAGCCCTGGCTAAGCAGCGCCGTGAATTGGCCAAGGCTCAGCCCCAACGTGGggacaagaagaagaaggcaACTGAGAAGAAAGGCAAAGccaagaagaaggaggagaagccAAACGGGAAGCTTCTTGAACAGGAGGAACAGCATGACTCTGGCCATGAACCTGCTTCAGAAACGAGTGAACCAGAGCCTGAATCTGAACCCGAGGTCCCTGCTGCACCTGCGCCTGTTCCTGTCCCAGTTGCCCCTGTTGTTCCAGTCATCCCAGAGCCCAAAGTTCAGGTGGCAGTGGCAAAGCCTGCTGTAGCAGTATCCCCACCCGCGCTTTCCCCAAAAGATAAGAAAAAGAGGAAGGTAGCCAAGGTGGACCCAGCCCCAGCTAAACCTGTAGAAATTGTCTTAGAAACCATCACCAAAGAGTCGGCCCCTAAGAACACCAAGGATTCCGCCCATAAGGACTCGACTTCTAAGGCTGCCAAGGAACCTGTTGCTAAAGTTGTAAAAGAACCAGCTGCCAAGGCCACTAAGGGTGCCAAGGAAGCATCTCCTAAGGCTGCCAAGGAATCTGTCACTAAGGAGCCATCTCCTAAGCCTGCCAAGGAACCTGTTGCTAAGGAAGCATCTTCAAAGGCTGCCAAGGAACCTGTTGTTAAGGAAGCATCTCCTAAGACTGCCAAGGAACCTGTTGCTAAGGAAGCATCTTCTAAGGCTGTCAAGGAACCTGCTGCTAAGGAATCATCTTCTAAGGCCACCAAGGGAGCATCTTCTAAGGTTGCCAAGGAACCTGTTACTAAGGAAGCAGCACCTAAGCCTGCCAGGGAACCTGTTGCTAAGGAAGCAGCTCCTAAAGTTTCCAAAGAATCATCTGCCAAGGTGGCAAAGGAAACCACCACTAAAGAACAAGCCACGAAAGCTGCTAAGGAACCAAGTGCCAAGGGAACGCAGGAACCTGCTGCCAAGCAGCAGGGTGGTAAAGCCACTAAAGAACCTGCTGCTAAGGAATCAGACACTAAATCGGCTAAGGATCCTGCTTCCAAGGAACAAGCCGCTAAAGCCGTCAAGGAGCCCGCCATTAAAGAAACAGCAAAGGCTTCCAAAGAATCAGCTGCCAAGACTGCGAAAGAAACAAATGTTACAACTAAGGAGCCAGTTTTGAAGGCGGTCAAGCAGCCTGCTGTTGCTGAGGTTGCCCCAGTGCCGATCGTTCCACCCAAAGCTGAGCCGCCcaaacctgaaacctcttccaaGAAGAAGTCAAAAAAGAAGGCAGAGCAAG CACCTGCGGTGGATGTTGCAGATGTTCCCCTGCTGTTACCATTTAAAACTCTGGTCTCCACCTTGAGCAGTTCCAGTTTCAGTGACTCGGAGACGCAGAAGATTTTGGAGATCATTAGTGACAAGGCGGGAGCTGACACCTGGCAGCTG GCGTCTCAGAGGGGTGACCCCTTGGCAGCTCTGAAGAAGCAGCTGGAGGAGAAAGACAAGCTCTTGTCTGCTGAGCAAGAGAACGCTGCGGCATCCAAGACACGCATACGAGAGCTCACTAAG GAGCTGAACACGGAGAAGGGCAAGACGGCGTCGGTGGAAACCCGACTGAGCTCCGAGCTGAGCGCTCGCCAGCAGGAGATCACCGCGCTGAATGCCCGCATGAAGGCTTCCTACGATGAGCACACGCTCCAGACGCAGAAGCTCAACAGCAAG ATCCAGAGCCTGCAGGATCGGTTGGAGAACGGCCCTGCTGCCCAGCTCGCTCGTCTGCAGCAAGAAAACGGCATCCTGAGAGACGCTCTGAACAAAGCCTCCAGCCTCACTGAGAgcat acaaaacgcTGAGCTGGTAAAGCTGCGGCAGGACGTGGTGCGTCTGAGCCGGGAGCTGAGCGAACGCACGGACGCTCAACATGCCGACGAGGAGCGCCGGAAAGCGCTGGAATCAAAAATGGCTGCCACCGAGGAGCAGCTCGCCCAGGTCAAG gCAGGGCGTGCGGAGGCTGAGCAGGTTTTACAGCAGGCATTGGAGAAGATCAAGGCCGAGTTGAGTCAGGCGCAGAACAACGGCTCCACCCTGCAGGCCCAGCTGCAGCAAGCACAGCAGGACGGCAGCCAGCTCAGCG AGCTGCAAGAGCGTGTGCGTGCCACAGAGGTGGAACTAaaggacaggtgtgcagaggtgcaGGCTTTGAAAAGTCAACTTGCTCAACTGCAGCAGGACGCACAGGACCATGTCCTCGTGGAAGTGCAGGCCCCGCTGCAGTCTACAGCACAG GTGGAGAACTCTGAGGAACTGCAGCAGCTGAAGCACAG TATAAAGGAGAAGGAGGGCTTGGTGGCATCTCTACAAGGACAACTAGAGAAGATGAGAACAAGTGCAGAGGAG ACGGAGAGCTTGGTGCAGCAGCTGCAGGGAAGCCTTACACAGCGAGAGAGCAAGATCTCTGCACTGGAGGAGGAGCTGAAGCAGCTGAGAGGACAGACAGAACAGCAGAAATCTACA AGTAAACATGAACCTGGTGTTGAACTGTGTCTGACCACGTTACAGACTGAGAGCTCAGTGCAGCAGCTGCAGGGAAGCctcacagagcgagagagacaagTCTCAGCACTGGAGGAGGAGATGAAGCAGCTGAGGGAACAGATAAAGCAGCAGAATGAGGCG GCCGAGGCTGCGGAAGCGGAGCAGCCCTTTGAGAA cttggAGAAAGACGCTCGTCTGATTACCCTGGAGGAGGAGCTCCTGCAGCTGAGAGAGCAGGTGGAGCAGGCGAAGGCCGAGAGCAAG gaGCTTCAAGAGAAAAATTGTGCTGCCTCTGAAGCTCTCGATGCAGCTAAGCGATTGAGTGAAGAAAGACTGAACCAAGCaacaattgctcag AATGAAGTCAAACAGAAGCTCGAGGCTCTGCAGGTGGAAACTAAGACGGCGCTCCAAACCCTCTTTCCTCACATCGCTATAGAAACGGAACAG agtaactGGTTGGAGCTGTTCAAACTCGGAGCACAGGAGACACTCGCACACAGTCAGCAGAATGCATCTGAAGAAAGAGACTCAGCactaaca GATGCTCTACAGAAGGTAAAGGAAGctgaggagagacagacagagctgcAGGCGCAATGTGACCAGTACAGAGCCACTCTCAGTGAAACG gaGGGCATACTGAGGGATTTACAGAACAGTGTGCAGGATGGAGAAGCCACATGGAAGTCCAAGATGTCTGAAGTGGAGGAACAGCGGCAGGcg CTCAAAGGGCAGGTGATGCTGCTAGAAGCACAGCTGGAGAAACAGCTGGAGTCCATCAGCTTCACCCAAAGCTGTGCTGAGGAGGTGGAGCAG CTAAAGACGTTGTTAACGACCACCCAGAGTCAGCTGGAGGCGGCCCAGTCGGACGCTCAGAAACAGTGTGCCGAGCTCTCAGCA GTGCAGGCACAGCTGGAGCAAGCAAACGTCCGACTGCAGACAGAGGTGAGCGTGCGACAGCACGTGGAGCACAACTACGACCAG GCCCAGAGGTGTGTGGGTGACCTGGAGGCCCAGGTGGCAGAGCTGAAGGCAGCAGGAAAAGGAGCCACCACCGAGCTGAAG gAGAGGCTGGAGAAGGAGGCGAAGCTGACCCAGGAGCTCAGCGAGACCTCCGCGACACTTCAGCAGAAACTGAACGCCACTCAGGAGGAGCTCACCAAAGAGAAGGAGGTGGTGAAGAGCCTGCATGAGCAGCTACAGGAGAAAGTGCAGCAGCAG GAAGGAGAGGAGCTGAAGGAAGGAACTTCCGTTTGA
- the rrbp1b gene encoding ribosome-binding protein 1b isoform X5, with translation MDVYDPQTLGIMVFGGFMVVSAIGIALVSTLSMKETSYEEALAKQRRELAKAQPQRGDKKKKATEKKGKAKKKEEKPNGKLLEQEEQHDSGHEPASETSEPEPESEPEVPAAPAPVPVPVAPVVPVIPEPKVQVAVAKPAVAVSPPALSPKDKKKRKVAKVDPAPAKPVEIVLETITKESAPKNTKDSAHKDSTSKAAKEPVAKVVKEPAAKATKGAKEASPKAAKESVTKEPSPKPAKEPVAKEASSKAAKEPVVKEASPKTAKEPVAKEASSKAVKEPAAKESSSKATKGASSKVAKEPVTKEAAPKPAREPVAKEAAPKVSKESSAKVAKETTTKEQATKAAKEPSAKGTQEPAAKQQGGKATKEPAAKESDTKSAKDPASKEQAAKAVKEPAIKETAKASKESAAKTAKETNVTTKEPVLKAVKQPAVAEVAPVPIVPPKAEPPKPETSSKKKSKKKAEQAPAVDVADVPLLLPFKTLVSTLSSSSFSDSETQKILEIISDKAGADTWQLASQRGDPLAALKKQLEEKDKLLSAEQENAAASKTRIRELTKELNTEKGKTASVETRLSSELSARQQEITALNARMKASYDEHTLQTQKLNSKIQSLQDRLENGPAAQLARLQQENGILRDALNKASSLTESIQNAELVKLRQDVVRLSRELSERTDAQHADEERRKALESKMAATEEQLAQVKAGRAEAEQVLQQALEKIKAELSQAQNNGSTLQAQLQQAQQDGSQLSELQERVRATEVELKDRCAEVQALKSQLAQLQQDAQDHVLVEVQAPLQSTAQVENSEELQQLKHSIKEKEGLVASLQGQLEKMRTSAEETESLVQQLQGSLTQRESKISALEEELKQLRGQTEQQKSTSKHEPGVELCLTTLQTESSVQQLQGSLTERERQVSALEEEMKQLREQIKQQNEAAEAAEAEQPFENLEKDARLITLEEELLQLREQVEQAKAESKELQEKNCAASEALDAAKRLSEERLNQATIAQNEVKQKLEALQVETKTALQTLFPHIAIETEQSNWLELFKLGAQETLAHSQQNASEERDSALTDALQKVKEAEERQTELQAQCDQYRATLSETEGILRDLQNSVQDGEATWKSKMSEVEEQRQALKGQVMLLEAQLEKQLESISFTQSCAEEVEQLKTLLTTTQSQLEAAQSDAQKQCAELSAVQAQLEQANVRLQTEVSVRQHVEHNYDQAQRCVGDLEAQVAELKAAGKGATTELKERLEKEAKLTQELSETSATLQQKLNATQEELTKEKEVVKSLHEQLQEKVQQQVLFSSQ, from the exons ATGGATGTGTACGACCCTCAGACCCTCGGCATCATGGTGTTTGGTGGCTTCATGGTAGTTTCGGCTATCGGAATAGCCCTGGTCTCCACTCTTTCCATGAAGGAGACCTCTTATGAGGAAGCCCTGGCTAAGCAGCGCCGTGAATTGGCCAAGGCTCAGCCCCAACGTGGggacaagaagaagaaggcaACTGAGAAGAAAGGCAAAGccaagaagaaggaggagaagccAAACGGGAAGCTTCTTGAACAGGAGGAACAGCATGACTCTGGCCATGAACCTGCTTCAGAAACGAGTGAACCAGAGCCTGAATCTGAACCCGAGGTCCCTGCTGCACCTGCGCCTGTTCCTGTCCCAGTTGCCCCTGTTGTTCCAGTCATCCCAGAGCCCAAAGTTCAGGTGGCAGTGGCAAAGCCTGCTGTAGCAGTATCCCCACCCGCGCTTTCCCCAAAAGATAAGAAAAAGAGGAAGGTAGCCAAGGTGGACCCAGCCCCAGCTAAACCTGTAGAAATTGTCTTAGAAACCATCACCAAAGAGTCGGCCCCTAAGAACACCAAGGATTCCGCCCATAAGGACTCGACTTCTAAGGCTGCCAAGGAACCTGTTGCTAAAGTTGTAAAAGAACCAGCTGCCAAGGCCACTAAGGGTGCCAAGGAAGCATCTCCTAAGGCTGCCAAGGAATCTGTCACTAAGGAGCCATCTCCTAAGCCTGCCAAGGAACCTGTTGCTAAGGAAGCATCTTCAAAGGCTGCCAAGGAACCTGTTGTTAAGGAAGCATCTCCTAAGACTGCCAAGGAACCTGTTGCTAAGGAAGCATCTTCTAAGGCTGTCAAGGAACCTGCTGCTAAGGAATCATCTTCTAAGGCCACCAAGGGAGCATCTTCTAAGGTTGCCAAGGAACCTGTTACTAAGGAAGCAGCACCTAAGCCTGCCAGGGAACCTGTTGCTAAGGAAGCAGCTCCTAAAGTTTCCAAAGAATCATCTGCCAAGGTGGCAAAGGAAACCACCACTAAAGAACAAGCCACGAAAGCTGCTAAGGAACCAAGTGCCAAGGGAACGCAGGAACCTGCTGCCAAGCAGCAGGGTGGTAAAGCCACTAAAGAACCTGCTGCTAAGGAATCAGACACTAAATCGGCTAAGGATCCTGCTTCCAAGGAACAAGCCGCTAAAGCCGTCAAGGAGCCCGCCATTAAAGAAACAGCAAAGGCTTCCAAAGAATCAGCTGCCAAGACTGCGAAAGAAACAAATGTTACAACTAAGGAGCCAGTTTTGAAGGCGGTCAAGCAGCCTGCTGTTGCTGAGGTTGCCCCAGTGCCGATCGTTCCACCCAAAGCTGAGCCGCCcaaacctgaaacctcttccaaGAAGAAGTCAAAAAAGAAGGCAGAGCAAG CACCTGCGGTGGATGTTGCAGATGTTCCCCTGCTGTTACCATTTAAAACTCTGGTCTCCACCTTGAGCAGTTCCAGTTTCAGTGACTCGGAGACGCAGAAGATTTTGGAGATCATTAGTGACAAGGCGGGAGCTGACACCTGGCAGCTG GCGTCTCAGAGGGGTGACCCCTTGGCAGCTCTGAAGAAGCAGCTGGAGGAGAAAGACAAGCTCTTGTCTGCTGAGCAAGAGAACGCTGCGGCATCCAAGACACGCATACGAGAGCTCACTAAG GAGCTGAACACGGAGAAGGGCAAGACGGCGTCGGTGGAAACCCGACTGAGCTCCGAGCTGAGCGCTCGCCAGCAGGAGATCACCGCGCTGAATGCCCGCATGAAGGCTTCCTACGATGAGCACACGCTCCAGACGCAGAAGCTCAACAGCAAG ATCCAGAGCCTGCAGGATCGGTTGGAGAACGGCCCTGCTGCCCAGCTCGCTCGTCTGCAGCAAGAAAACGGCATCCTGAGAGACGCTCTGAACAAAGCCTCCAGCCTCACTGAGAgcat acaaaacgcTGAGCTGGTAAAGCTGCGGCAGGACGTGGTGCGTCTGAGCCGGGAGCTGAGCGAACGCACGGACGCTCAACATGCCGACGAGGAGCGCCGGAAAGCGCTGGAATCAAAAATGGCTGCCACCGAGGAGCAGCTCGCCCAGGTCAAG gCAGGGCGTGCGGAGGCTGAGCAGGTTTTACAGCAGGCATTGGAGAAGATCAAGGCCGAGTTGAGTCAGGCGCAGAACAACGGCTCCACCCTGCAGGCCCAGCTGCAGCAAGCACAGCAGGACGGCAGCCAGCTCAGCG AGCTGCAAGAGCGTGTGCGTGCCACAGAGGTGGAACTAaaggacaggtgtgcagaggtgcaGGCTTTGAAAAGTCAACTTGCTCAACTGCAGCAGGACGCACAGGACCATGTCCTCGTGGAAGTGCAGGCCCCGCTGCAGTCTACAGCACAG GTGGAGAACTCTGAGGAACTGCAGCAGCTGAAGCACAG TATAAAGGAGAAGGAGGGCTTGGTGGCATCTCTACAAGGACAACTAGAGAAGATGAGAACAAGTGCAGAGGAG ACGGAGAGCTTGGTGCAGCAGCTGCAGGGAAGCCTTACACAGCGAGAGAGCAAGATCTCTGCACTGGAGGAGGAGCTGAAGCAGCTGAGAGGACAGACAGAACAGCAGAAATCTACA AGTAAACATGAACCTGGTGTTGAACTGTGTCTGACCACGTTACAGACTGAGAGCTCAGTGCAGCAGCTGCAGGGAAGCctcacagagcgagagagacaagTCTCAGCACTGGAGGAGGAGATGAAGCAGCTGAGGGAACAGATAAAGCAGCAGAATGAGGCG GCCGAGGCTGCGGAAGCGGAGCAGCCCTTTGAGAA cttggAGAAAGACGCTCGTCTGATTACCCTGGAGGAGGAGCTCCTGCAGCTGAGAGAGCAGGTGGAGCAGGCGAAGGCCGAGAGCAAG gaGCTTCAAGAGAAAAATTGTGCTGCCTCTGAAGCTCTCGATGCAGCTAAGCGATTGAGTGAAGAAAGACTGAACCAAGCaacaattgctcag AATGAAGTCAAACAGAAGCTCGAGGCTCTGCAGGTGGAAACTAAGACGGCGCTCCAAACCCTCTTTCCTCACATCGCTATAGAAACGGAACAG agtaactGGTTGGAGCTGTTCAAACTCGGAGCACAGGAGACACTCGCACACAGTCAGCAGAATGCATCTGAAGAAAGAGACTCAGCactaaca GATGCTCTACAGAAGGTAAAGGAAGctgaggagagacagacagagctgcAGGCGCAATGTGACCAGTACAGAGCCACTCTCAGTGAAACG gaGGGCATACTGAGGGATTTACAGAACAGTGTGCAGGATGGAGAAGCCACATGGAAGTCCAAGATGTCTGAAGTGGAGGAACAGCGGCAGGcg CTCAAAGGGCAGGTGATGCTGCTAGAAGCACAGCTGGAGAAACAGCTGGAGTCCATCAGCTTCACCCAAAGCTGTGCTGAGGAGGTGGAGCAG CTAAAGACGTTGTTAACGACCACCCAGAGTCAGCTGGAGGCGGCCCAGTCGGACGCTCAGAAACAGTGTGCCGAGCTCTCAGCA GTGCAGGCACAGCTGGAGCAAGCAAACGTCCGACTGCAGACAGAGGTGAGCGTGCGACAGCACGTGGAGCACAACTACGACCAG GCCCAGAGGTGTGTGGGTGACCTGGAGGCCCAGGTGGCAGAGCTGAAGGCAGCAGGAAAAGGAGCCACCACCGAGCTGAAG gAGAGGCTGGAGAAGGAGGCGAAGCTGACCCAGGAGCTCAGCGAGACCTCCGCGACACTTCAGCAGAAACTGAACGCCACTCAGGAGGAGCTCACCAAAGAGAAGGAGGTGGTGAAGAGCCTGCATGAGCAGCTACAGGAGAAAGTGCAGCAGCAGGTGCTGTTCTCTTCCCAGTGA